Proteins found in one Enterococcus sp. 9D6_DIV0238 genomic segment:
- the dapA gene encoding 4-hydroxy-tetrahydrodipicolinate synthase — MNLENATIITAMVTPFDENGAIDFSRLPQLVNHLLDNHTEGIILAGTTGESPTLTHDEEIELFNEVIRLVDGRVPIICGVGTNDTRDSVEFVKEISAIRGIDAGLAVVPYYNKPNQEGLYQHFKAIAEASDLPIILYNVPGRTVASLDVATSLRLAELKNIVAIKECFGLDALTELVEKAPKDFLVYTGEDSLAFSNKAIGGQGVISVASHVFGTEMYNMYQALDQGELKKAAAIQRQLLPKMNALFSVPSPAPVKAVLNHLGIAVGDLRLPLVSCTSEEKAKILSILDL, encoded by the coding sequence ATGAATTTAGAAAATGCAACGATCATTACAGCTATGGTCACACCTTTTGACGAAAATGGTGCAATCGATTTTTCTAGATTGCCTCAATTGGTGAATCATCTGCTTGATAATCATACAGAAGGAATAATTTTAGCAGGTACAACAGGAGAGTCACCTACGTTGACCCATGATGAAGAAATTGAATTGTTCAATGAAGTGATTCGTTTAGTCGATGGACGTGTACCGATCATTTGTGGTGTGGGAACCAATGATACACGGGATTCGGTTGAATTTGTGAAGGAAATTTCTGCTATTCGCGGCATCGATGCTGGTTTAGCCGTTGTTCCTTACTACAACAAACCAAATCAAGAAGGACTATACCAACATTTTAAAGCCATTGCTGAGGCGAGTGATTTGCCGATCATTTTGTATAATGTACCGGGAAGAACAGTAGCAAGCCTTGATGTAGCGACAAGTTTGCGTTTAGCAGAATTAAAAAATATCGTTGCTATCAAAGAATGTTTTGGTTTAGATGCCCTAACTGAGTTGGTCGAGAAAGCGCCAAAAGACTTTTTAGTGTATACTGGAGAAGATTCCTTAGCTTTTTCAAATAAAGCGATAGGTGGACAAGGGGTCATTTCGGTAGCCAGTCATGTTTTTGGTACGGAAATGTATAACATGTATCAAGCACTGGATCAAGGGGAGTTGAAAAAAGCAGCAGCGATTCAACGGCAATTACTGCCCAAGATGAATGCACTGTTTTCAGTACCATCTCCTGCGCCAGTTAAAGCTGTGTTAAATCATTTAGGCATTGCTGTCGGTGATTTGCGTTTACCTCTTGTATCTTGTACTTCTGAAGAAAAGGCGAAAATTTTAAGCATATTGGATCTATGA
- a CDS encoding aspartate-semialdehyde dehydrogenase yields MKEKYNVAIVGATGAVGTKMIEMLADSTLPLNHVKLLASKRSAGKELMFKGQTLVIEELVPESFENVDIALFSAGGSISKQFAPEAVKRGAVVIDNTSHFRMDPEVPLVVPEVNPHALKRHKGIIANPNCSTIQLMVALEPIRKAYGLDRLIVSTYQAVSGAGIHAMEELKAQAVDYINGTPADQLKATILPSGGDKKHYPIAFNALPQIDVFSDEDYTYEEWKMINETKKIMEDDSIKVVATCVRIPVLSGHSESVYIEVKEDGADVAKIKQLIAEAPSAVLQDDPSQQIYPQALTSIDRKETFVGRIRKDIDIDKGYHMWVVSDNLLKGAAWNSVQIAETLHAMNLVGVE; encoded by the coding sequence ATGAAAGAAAAGTATAATGTTGCCATAGTAGGAGCAACTGGGGCTGTTGGGACAAAGATGATCGAGATGTTGGCTGATTCGACATTGCCGTTGAACCATGTCAAACTTTTGGCATCGAAACGTTCAGCTGGTAAAGAACTAATGTTTAAAGGACAGACATTAGTAATCGAAGAATTAGTTCCTGAGTCATTTGAAAATGTTGACATCGCTTTGTTCAGTGCAGGCGGAAGTATCTCTAAACAATTTGCTCCTGAAGCGGTAAAACGCGGAGCTGTGGTTATTGATAATACGAGTCATTTTAGAATGGATCCAGAAGTTCCTCTAGTAGTTCCAGAGGTCAATCCGCATGCATTGAAACGTCACAAAGGAATCATTGCTAACCCAAACTGCTCAACGATTCAATTGATGGTGGCACTTGAGCCGATCCGTAAAGCATATGGCTTAGACCGGTTGATCGTATCGACCTATCAGGCAGTTAGCGGAGCTGGTATCCACGCAATGGAAGAGCTAAAAGCACAAGCAGTAGACTATATCAATGGAACACCTGCCGATCAGCTCAAAGCAACGATTTTACCGAGTGGTGGAGATAAAAAACATTATCCGATCGCGTTTAATGCGTTACCGCAGATCGATGTTTTTTCAGATGAGGATTACACATATGAAGAATGGAAAATGATCAATGAAACGAAGAAGATCATGGAAGATGACAGCATCAAAGTTGTTGCGACATGTGTACGGATTCCGGTGTTGTCTGGACATTCAGAATCTGTGTATATCGAAGTCAAAGAAGATGGTGCAGATGTTGCTAAAATCAAGCAATTGATAGCAGAAGCGCCTAGTGCTGTATTACAAGATGATCCAAGTCAGCAAATTTATCCGCAGGCTTTGACAAGTATCGATCGTAAGGAAACTTTTGTTGGACGGATCCGCAAAGATATCGATATCGATAAAGGCTACCATATGTGGGTCGTCTCTGATAACTTGTTAAAAGGTGCAGCGTGGAATTCCGTTCAAATTGCTGAAACATTGCATGCAATGAATTTGGTTGGTGTTGAATAG
- a CDS encoding S-ribosylhomocysteine lyase, with amino-acid sequence MARVESFELDHNTVKAPYVRLAGTEKNGEALIEKYDLRFLQPNEDELPTAAVHTLEHLLAVNLRDHLEGIIDISPMGCRTGFYMIMWNEHSPKEIRDALVNVLNFIVETDFVPAVSAKECGNYKDHSLFSAQEYAKIVLEKGISLDPFERVL; translated from the coding sequence ATGGCACGTGTTGAAAGTTTTGAATTAGACCACAATACAGTAAAAGCCCCTTATGTGCGCTTAGCTGGTACAGAAAAAAATGGGGAAGCGCTGATCGAAAAATACGACCTACGTTTCTTACAGCCAAATGAAGATGAATTGCCGACAGCAGCGGTTCATACACTGGAGCACTTATTAGCAGTGAACTTACGTGATCATTTAGAAGGAATCATCGACATCTCTCCAATGGGCTGCCGCACTGGTTTTTATATGATCATGTGGAATGAACATTCACCAAAAGAAATTCGCGATGCATTAGTAAACGTGCTTAATTTTATTGTTGAAACAGATTTCGTTCCTGCTGTTTCTGCAAAAGAATGCGGAAATTATAAAGACCATTCTTTATTTTCTGCACAAGAATATGCAAAAATCGTTTTAGAAAAAGGAATCAGCTTAGATCCTTTTGAGCGTGTGCTTTAA
- a CDS encoding ZIP family metal transporter, whose product MFTDWLLSLDAWQQALVGTGFTYFMTALGAALVFFFKEIKKDILNLMLGFASGVMIAASFWSLLDPAIKQAEENGSIAWLVVSFGFGLGGLFLYIADKTLPHMHFGPNHEKEGLPSHLKRTILLVFSITLHNIPEGLAVGVAFGAANSADDPTKAVLAAVSVALGIGIQNFPEGAAVSIPLRQENLSRKKAFLYGQASGIVEPIAGIIGAILVTKVTMLLPYALAFAAGAMIYVVVEELIPEAQQTVTSRRHFAVFGVMLGFIIMMILDVALG is encoded by the coding sequence GTGTTTACTGATTGGTTATTGTCGTTGGATGCTTGGCAGCAAGCGTTGGTTGGGACAGGATTTACCTATTTCATGACTGCTTTGGGAGCAGCATTGGTTTTTTTCTTTAAAGAAATAAAAAAAGATATTTTGAATTTGATGCTGGGATTTGCTTCAGGTGTGATGATCGCTGCGAGTTTCTGGTCTTTGCTTGACCCGGCAATCAAACAAGCAGAAGAGAATGGCAGTATTGCTTGGTTGGTCGTAAGTTTCGGGTTTGGTTTAGGCGGACTGTTTTTATATATTGCTGATAAGACGTTGCCACATATGCATTTTGGCCCTAATCATGAAAAAGAAGGGTTACCGAGTCATCTAAAACGTACGATTTTACTTGTTTTCTCTATTACATTACATAATATTCCAGAAGGATTAGCAGTCGGAGTAGCCTTTGGCGCAGCCAACTCAGCGGATGATCCAACAAAAGCTGTTTTGGCGGCAGTTTCTGTTGCTCTAGGAATCGGGATTCAAAATTTTCCGGAAGGTGCAGCAGTGTCGATTCCTTTGCGTCAAGAAAATCTAAGTCGCAAAAAAGCCTTTCTGTATGGTCAAGCTTCAGGAATTGTAGAACCGATCGCAGGGATCATCGGAGCTATCTTGGTAACGAAGGTCACCATGCTATTGCCTTATGCACTAGCTTTTGCAGCAGGAGCAATGATTTATGTGGTAGTCGAAGAACTGATTCCGGAAGCGCAGCAAACAGTAACTAGCAGAAGACACTTTGCTGTCTTTGGTGTAATGCTTGGTTTCATCATCATGATGATTTTAGATGTGGCGTTGGGGTAA
- a CDS encoding YtxH domain-containing protein, with protein sequence MADLNGRLDDAKDKVEGTAKEVQGKVTDDKGKELEGKAQSTFADAKDKARDAGDDIKDGAEKLGDKIKEGFEDIKEKFHKHDDK encoded by the coding sequence ATGGCAGATTTAAATGGACGTTTAGATGATGCAAAGGATAAAGTTGAAGGTACCGCTAAAGAAGTTCAAGGGAAAGTAACCGATGATAAAGGGAAAGAACTTGAAGGCAAAGCGCAATCAACTTTTGCAGATGCAAAAGATAAAGCTCGTGATGCCGGTGATGATATCAAAGACGGTGCTGAAAAGTTAGGCGATAAGATCAAAGAAGGCTTTGAAGATATCAAAGAAAAATTCCACAAACATGATGATAAGTAG
- the scrK gene encoding fructokinase ScrK: MKKLLGSIEAGGTKFVCAVGTDDLEILERVSFPTTTPEETMALVIDFFKQYELQAIGIGSFGPIDIHEDSPTYGHITSTPKLAWQGFDFVGEMKQHFDLPIAWTTDVNAAAYGEYVKGHGIGSSSCVYYTIGTGVGAGAIQNGHFIEGFSHPEMGHTTLKRHSDDLFEGSCPFHGDCLEGMVAGPAIEKRTGSKGQELEESHPFWSIEAYYIAQVAYNTTLMFSPEVIIFGGGVMKQEHMLEKVRKEFKKLVNGYVKTPPLEEYIVTPALVDDPGTIGCLALAKEKI; the protein is encoded by the coding sequence ATGAAAAAGTTATTAGGTAGTATTGAAGCTGGCGGTACAAAATTTGTATGTGCCGTTGGAACAGATGACCTAGAAATTTTAGAAAGAGTGAGTTTTCCGACGACGACTCCAGAAGAAACAATGGCTTTGGTCATCGATTTTTTCAAGCAATATGAACTTCAGGCGATCGGTATTGGTTCGTTTGGACCAATCGATATTCATGAGGATTCGCCAACATATGGTCACATCACTTCTACTCCTAAGTTGGCTTGGCAAGGATTTGATTTCGTCGGAGAGATGAAGCAGCATTTCGATCTTCCTATTGCTTGGACGACAGATGTTAATGCTGCAGCTTATGGAGAATACGTGAAAGGGCACGGGATAGGATCATCTAGCTGTGTCTATTATACGATCGGGACAGGTGTAGGGGCTGGTGCTATTCAAAATGGCCATTTCATTGAAGGATTCAGTCATCCTGAGATGGGGCATACAACACTTAAAAGACATTCAGACGATTTATTTGAAGGAAGTTGCCCTTTTCATGGAGACTGTTTGGAAGGAATGGTTGCCGGTCCTGCAATTGAAAAAAGAACAGGAAGCAAAGGACAAGAATTAGAAGAATCCCATCCATTTTGGTCGATCGAAGCGTATTATATCGCTCAGGTAGCCTATAACACAACGCTGATGTTTTCACCTGAAGTCATTATTTTTGGTGGTGGCGTAATGAAGCAGGAACATATGCTGGAAAAGGTTCGTAAAGAGTTTAAAAAACTAGTGAATGGGTATGTGAAAACTCCACCTTTAGAAGAGTATATCGTTACGCCAGCCTTAGTGGATGATCCGGGTACGATAGGGTGTTTAGCTTTGGCCAAAGAGAAAATATGA
- a CDS encoding aldose epimerase family protein: MEVVNITQKDFGESTILYSLTNNNGVTLCVSNLGARIVDLIVPVSGEKRNIVLGFDSAKEYIEKDLYIGATVGRVAGRIEKGQFTINDKKYQLPVDPLTGNTLHGGAKSFESRLWESRTEETEERISVIFTYESPDHEHGFPGNLKAEVIYSLTNEDEWIIDYQATTDQPTIYNPTNHVYFNLTGDVTKTVGEHSLFIDADRFAVVDEATSVTGELRNVTDTPFDFRNNTPIKQVFETDYKQNMMVNGLDHPFLLNQTGFEKPQAIVTSPKSDVSIEMYTDRPAVVVFTAQFGENSPEMRGTKMVSHGGIALETQVSPGAGVFDGFGDISLYPDRPFHSRTIYKIKRSL, translated from the coding sequence ATGGAAGTAGTGAACATCACACAGAAAGATTTTGGCGAATCAACAATTTTGTATTCGCTTACTAATAATAACGGGGTTACGTTATGCGTATCTAATTTAGGTGCACGAATCGTTGATTTGATCGTGCCTGTGTCTGGTGAAAAGCGCAATATCGTATTGGGGTTTGACTCCGCAAAAGAATATATTGAAAAAGATCTATACATCGGTGCGACGGTTGGACGAGTAGCTGGCAGAATCGAAAAAGGACAATTTACAATCAATGATAAGAAATACCAATTACCAGTCGATCCTCTTACTGGAAATACCCTTCACGGAGGAGCCAAAAGCTTTGAATCACGACTTTGGGAGTCTCGAACAGAAGAAACGGAAGAAAGAATTTCAGTGATTTTTACGTATGAAAGTCCTGATCATGAGCATGGTTTTCCAGGGAATTTAAAAGCAGAGGTAATATATTCTTTGACGAATGAAGATGAGTGGATCATTGATTATCAGGCAACAACAGATCAGCCGACAATTTATAATCCGACGAACCATGTGTATTTCAATTTGACAGGCGATGTGACAAAAACGGTTGGTGAGCATTCTCTATTTATTGATGCAGATCGTTTTGCAGTGGTAGATGAAGCGACTTCTGTCACAGGAGAACTGCGGAATGTCACGGATACACCTTTTGATTTTAGAAACAATACTCCAATAAAACAAGTTTTTGAGACGGATTATAAACAAAATATGATGGTCAATGGGTTAGATCACCCATTCCTATTAAATCAAACAGGTTTTGAAAAGCCGCAGGCGATTGTCACTTCGCCTAAATCAGATGTATCGATTGAAATGTATACGGATCGACCAGCTGTTGTTGTTTTTACAGCTCAATTTGGTGAAAATAGTCCAGAAATGAGAGGGACTAAGATGGTCAGCCATGGGGGAATCGCGTTAGAAACCCAAGTGAGCCCTGGTGCTGGTGTTTTTGATGGTTTTGGTGATATTTCATTATATCCAGATCGTCCATTTCATAGCCGAACGATCTACAAAATCAAAAGATCATTATAA
- a CDS encoding type B 50S ribosomal protein L31 translates to MKQDIHPEYHPVVFMDSTTGFKFLSGSTKHSEETVEWEDGNTYPVIRVEVTSDSHPFYTGRQKFTQADGRVDRFNKKYGLKDENAAE, encoded by the coding sequence ATGAAACAAGATATCCATCCAGAATATCACCCAGTCGTATTTATGGACTCAACAACTGGTTTTAAATTCTTATCAGGTTCTACTAAGCACTCTGAAGAAACAGTTGAATGGGAAGACGGAAATACTTACCCAGTAATCCGTGTCGAAGTAACATCTGACTCTCATCCATTTTACACTGGACGTCAAAAATTCACACAAGCAGACGGACGTGTGGACCGTTTCAACAAGAAATACGGTCTCAAAGACGAAAACGCTGCAGAATAA
- the rho gene encoding transcription termination factor Rho, with protein sequence MSDYLTMAELENSTLKDIYAYAKEFKIPYYSQMNKKELSLAVIRAQAEKQGFFFMEGILDIVSQDGYGFLRPINYGPSAEDIYISSSQIRRFGLRNGDKVAGKARPPKESERYYGLMHVESVNGKDPEEAKERPHFPALTPLYPERQIKLETTPGRLSTRMIDIFSPVGFGQRGLIVAPPKAGKTSVLKEIANGITENYPDVELILLLIDERPEEVTDLERSVKGDVVSSTFDQQPQNHTRVSELVLERAMRLVEDKRDVVILMDSITRLARAYNLVVPPSGRTLSGGIDPSSFYRPKRFFGAARNIEEGGSLTILATALVDTGSRMDDVIYEEFKGTGNMELHLSRDLADRRIFPAIDIKKSGTRKEDLLMSSEQLEETWKLRNHMTGDSLEYTEQFVKFLRKTKSNEKFFEDFHDVSFGKQSKRNVKR encoded by the coding sequence ATGAGTGACTATTTAACGATGGCGGAACTTGAAAATAGTACACTAAAGGACATTTATGCCTATGCGAAGGAATTTAAGATCCCTTATTACAGCCAAATGAACAAAAAAGAATTGTCTTTAGCAGTGATTAGAGCTCAGGCCGAGAAGCAAGGGTTCTTCTTTATGGAAGGAATTTTGGATATCGTTTCTCAAGATGGGTATGGTTTCTTACGTCCAATCAATTATGGACCAAGTGCTGAAGATATTTACATCTCCTCTTCTCAAATCCGTCGATTCGGGTTACGTAATGGGGATAAGGTTGCTGGAAAGGCACGCCCCCCAAAAGAATCGGAACGTTATTATGGCTTGATGCATGTTGAAAGTGTGAATGGCAAAGATCCGGAAGAAGCTAAAGAGCGTCCTCACTTTCCAGCGTTAACACCTCTCTACCCAGAAAGACAAATCAAATTAGAAACAACACCCGGCAGATTATCAACTCGTATGATCGATATTTTTTCTCCTGTAGGTTTTGGGCAGCGTGGTTTGATCGTTGCGCCACCTAAAGCTGGGAAGACTAGTGTTTTAAAAGAAATTGCCAACGGCATTACTGAAAATTACCCTGATGTAGAATTGATTTTATTATTGATCGATGAGCGTCCGGAAGAAGTAACTGATTTAGAACGCAGCGTCAAAGGTGATGTCGTATCATCAACATTTGACCAACAGCCGCAGAATCATACGCGGGTTTCTGAACTAGTCTTGGAACGTGCGATGCGTTTAGTTGAAGATAAGCGAGATGTTGTGATTCTGATGGACAGTATCACACGTTTGGCTCGTGCTTATAATTTAGTCGTACCGCCAAGCGGACGAACATTGAGCGGCGGTATCGATCCTTCTTCTTTTTATAGACCAAAACGCTTTTTTGGTGCAGCTAGAAACATTGAAGAAGGAGGCAGTCTAACGATTTTAGCAACTGCTTTAGTGGATACCGGAAGTCGAATGGACGATGTGATTTATGAAGAGTTCAAAGGGACAGGGAATATGGAACTGCATCTATCACGTGATTTAGCAGATCGCCGTATCTTCCCAGCCATCGATATCAAAAAATCAGGAACACGTAAAGAAGATCTGTTAATGTCTTCTGAGCAACTAGAAGAAACATGGAAGCTGCGTAATCATATGACAGGCGATTCTCTGGAATATACAGAGCAATTTGTTAAATTTTTACGTAAAACAAAAAGCAATGAAAAATTCTTTGAAGATTTCCATGATGTATCCTTCGGAAAACAAAGCAAAAGAAATGTAAAAAGATAA
- a CDS encoding UDP-N-acetylglucosamine 1-carboxyvinyltransferase has translation MKKIVINGNHPLTGEVCISGAKNSAVALIPAAILADSPVTLDGVPDIQDVHSLIEILEIMGAKTTFENNTLVIDPTEIVSVPMPKGKINSLRASYYFMGSLLGKFGEGVVGLPGGCYLGPRPIDLHIKGFESLGATVTNEHGAMYLRTEDGLHGTRIFMDMVSIGATINVMLAAVKAEGKTIIENAAREPEIIDVATLLNNMGANIRGAGTDIIRIEGVKQLHGCRHSIIPDRIEAGTYLALAAAMGEGVTVRNVIYEHLESFIAKLQEMGVKMTIEEDKIIVHPSHDLKMTTIKTYPYPGFATDLQQPITPLMLKAKGTGEVIDSIYTQRTKHIPELVRMGADASIEGNMIVINGPAKLHGAEVVASDLRAGACLVTAGLMAEGTTTIYNVEYILRGYDHIIEKLTALGADIQMIETEEEIEVTK, from the coding sequence ATGAAAAAAATTGTAATCAATGGGAACCACCCATTAACGGGAGAAGTTTGTATAAGTGGGGCAAAAAACAGTGCAGTGGCGTTGATTCCAGCAGCTATTTTAGCGGATTCACCAGTCACATTGGATGGGGTACCAGATATTCAGGATGTCCATTCATTAATTGAAATTTTAGAAATTATGGGTGCTAAAACAACATTTGAAAATAATACATTAGTGATCGATCCAACGGAGATCGTCTCAGTACCGATGCCGAAAGGAAAAATCAATAGTCTTCGTGCATCTTATTACTTTATGGGGTCATTGCTGGGAAAATTTGGTGAAGGAGTAGTTGGTTTACCAGGAGGCTGTTATTTAGGTCCCCGTCCAATCGACCTTCACATCAAAGGTTTTGAATCTCTAGGAGCAACTGTGACAAATGAACATGGAGCGATGTATCTAAGAACAGAGGATGGTCTTCATGGAACGAGGATCTTCATGGATATGGTGTCGATCGGCGCAACGATCAATGTTATGCTGGCGGCTGTAAAAGCAGAAGGGAAAACGATTATCGAAAATGCTGCTCGTGAACCTGAGATCATTGATGTCGCTACCTTGCTGAACAATATGGGAGCCAATATCCGTGGAGCAGGCACAGATATTATCCGTATCGAAGGTGTGAAACAGCTGCACGGCTGCCGCCATTCGATTATTCCGGATCGTATCGAAGCAGGGACCTATTTGGCTTTAGCTGCTGCAATGGGTGAAGGTGTAACGGTTCGTAATGTCATTTATGAACACCTAGAAAGCTTTATTGCAAAATTACAAGAAATGGGTGTGAAAATGACGATCGAAGAGGACAAGATCATCGTTCATCCTTCCCACGATTTAAAAATGACAACGATCAAAACGTATCCATATCCTGGATTTGCGACAGATCTTCAACAGCCGATCACGCCGTTGATGTTAAAAGCTAAAGGAACGGGCGAAGTGATCGACAGTATTTATACGCAACGGACAAAACATATTCCTGAATTAGTACGAATGGGTGCGGATGCATCGATCGAAGGCAATATGATCGTCATCAATGGCCCTGCTAAATTGCATGGTGCTGAAGTAGTCGCTTCTGATTTACGTGCAGGTGCTTGTTTAGTGACTGCTGGACTGATGGCAGAAGGTACGACTACGATTTACAATGTTGAATACATTTTACGAGGCTATGATCATATCATTGAAAAATTAACAGCCTTAGGTGCTGATATCCAAATGATCGAAACAGAAGAAGAAATCGAGGTGACTAAATGA